The sequence below is a genomic window from Vibrio navarrensis.
TACGGTAAAAATCAGGGGCCTACTTTTCGGCCCCTGATGCTAACTATAACTTAGCCTGTGCTACAAACAGGTTGCAAACAGGCCAAGTGTGACACAGAGCCGCTATTATTCAGCTTCTACAAAACCGTCTTTTTCAGCTACTGCTGCTACGTCTTTGTTACGGCCTTCAGTAAGAGAAGTTGCCGCTGCGTTCAGGTATAGTTGAACTGCACGGATTGCGTCGTCGTTGCCTGGGATGATGTAGTCAACGCCGTCTGGGCTAGAGTTAGTATCTACTACTGCGTATACTGGAATACCCAGGTTGTTCGCTTCTTTGATTGCGATGTGCTCGTGATCAGCGTCGATTACGAATAAAGCGTCTGGTAGACCGCCCATATCTTTGATACCACCAAGAGATTTCTCAAGCTTCTCCATTTCACGAGTGCGCATTAGAGCTTCTTTCTTAGTTAGCTTGTCGAAAGTACCATCAGTTGATTGAACTTCTAGCTCTTTCAGACGCTTGATTGACTGACGTACAGTTTTGTAGTTAGTCAGCATACCACCCAACCAACGGTTGTTTACGTAGTACTGGTTGCTAGCGATAGCAGCTTCTTTAACAGCTTCAGATGCAGCGCGTTTAGTACCTACGAAAAGAACTTTACCTTTCTTCTCGCCAACTTTTACTAGCTCAGCTAGTGCTTCGTTGAACATTGGTACCGTTTTTTCTAGGTTGATGATGTGAACGCGGTTACGTGCGCCGAAAATGAATGGCTTCATTTTTGGGTTCCAGTAACGAGTTTGGTGACCGAAGTGAACACCCGCTTTCAGCATGTCGCGCATTGATACAGTTGCCATTTTAAAATCCTCTATGGGGTTAGGCCTCCACATCCCCCATGCATCCGACCCTAACCTTTATGGCGGGCACCCCGGAACATGTGTCGGAATGTGTGTGATTTAATAAAAAAAGTTTAGTGGAAAAAACCCGCTTCGCCGAACGTAAATCGCAAATTCGAAGAGAACAGACTTCATTTCCGGCGCGCTTTATACCATATTTTGCCTCTCTATGGCAAAAAAAAAATTGGCCAACCCCTAGAGCTGAACTCCATGGTGCAAATCCTGCAGGGCTTTATCAACCTCTCATGCATCAGTTCAACAAATACACATTCTCATTTGTTCCTGATAGAATACGCCATCGGCACATAACCGTGCTCGCAAATTTAAGTAGAGAAAGCCAATGTCAATTAAAATCAAAACCGCACAACAGATTGAGCGCATGCGACTTGCAGGTGCGCTGGCCGCTGAAATTTTGGAAATGATCGAACCTCATATTAAAGAGGGCGTGACCACCGATGAGCTCAATCAGATTTGCCACGACTATGCGACAGAAAAAGGCGCGTATTCAGCCCCTTTGAACTACCACGGTTTTCCTAAATCCATTTGTACCTCCATCAATCACATCGTTTGTCACGGTATTCCAGCCAGCAAAGATGAGATTGGCAGTAACGGTCAGTTAAAGCCTGCTGTGCTAAAAAACGGGGACATCCTCAACGTCGATATTACCGTCATCGTTCCTGACGATGAAAAGGCGGATCTCTCTGTTCGACCACAAGGTTTCCACGGTGATACATCGAAAATGTTCCTAGTCGGTGAGGTTTCACCAGCCAACAAACGTTTATGTATGGTTGCTCAAGAAGCGCTGTACGTGGGAATGCGTCAAGTGAAACCAG
It includes:
- the map gene encoding type I methionyl aminopeptidase; translated protein: MSIKIKTAQQIERMRLAGALAAEILEMIEPHIKEGVTTDELNQICHDYATEKGAYSAPLNYHGFPKSICTSINHIVCHGIPASKDEIGSNGQLKPAVLKNGDILNVDITVIVPDDEKADLSVRPQGFHGDTSKMFLVGEVSPANKRLCMVAQEALYVGMRQVKPGATVGDIGTAIEKYIKDNNKNNPRNKFSIVKDFCGHGIGDEFHEEPQVVHYRNSDRRVLKEGMCFTIEPMINAGKFGCTVDAQDDWTVYTGDGKNSAQWEHTIVVTKEGCEVLTLRSEETIPRLMKNV
- the rpsB gene encoding 30S ribosomal protein S2, encoding MATVSMRDMLKAGVHFGHQTRYWNPKMKPFIFGARNRVHIINLEKTVPMFNEALAELVKVGEKKGKVLFVGTKRAASEAVKEAAIASNQYYVNNRWLGGMLTNYKTVRQSIKRLKELEVQSTDGTFDKLTKKEALMRTREMEKLEKSLGGIKDMGGLPDALFVIDADHEHIAIKEANNLGIPVYAVVDTNSSPDGVDYIIPGNDDAIRAVQLYLNAAATSLTEGRNKDVAAVAEKDGFVEAE